In Elephas maximus indicus isolate mEleMax1 chromosome 7, mEleMax1 primary haplotype, whole genome shotgun sequence, the following proteins share a genomic window:
- the LOC126079710 gene encoding olfactory receptor 5T3-like, with protein MSVLLPTLDSYRFQMKNLTEVTMFTLLGFTDNFELQVFLFLLFLAIYVFTLVGNLGLVLLVMADARLHTPMYYFLSVLSFLDACYSSVVTPKILVNFLAENKTVSFLGCTIQMLLIVTFGTTECFLLAAMAYDWYAAIYNPLLYSVNMSSRVYVSLISASYVGGISHATLHTVATFSLSFCASNEIRHVFCDIPPLLAISCSDTHINQLLLFYFVGSIEIFTVLIVLISYGFIFMAILKVHSAEGRRKVFSTCGSHLTGVSIYHGTILFMYLRPSSSYVLDRDIIVSVFYTIVIPVLNPLIYSLRNKDVKEAMKKCFREICS; from the coding sequence ATGTCAGTGTTGTTACCAACGCTGGATTCATATAGGTTTCAGATGAAGAACCTCACTGAAGTCACCATGTTTACATTGCTGGGCTTCACAGATAATTTTGAACtgcaagtctttctctttctactATTTCTTGCAATCTATGTTTTTACTCTGGTGGGAAATTTGGGACTGGTTTTATTAGTCATGGCAGATGCCCgactccacactcccatgtactatTTTCTGAGTGTGTTATCTTTCTTAGATGCCTGCTATTCTTCAGTTGTCACCCCGAAAATATTGGTCAATTTTCTGGCAGAGAATAAAACTGTTTCATTCCTTGGATGTACAATACAGATGCTACTCATTGTCACTTTTGGAACCACAGAATGTTTTCTCTTAGCAGCAATGGCATACGACTGGTATGCAGCAATTTACAACCCACTTCTCTATTCGGTTAACATGTCATCCAGAGTCTATGTGTCACTTATCTCTGCTTCATATGTTGGTGGTATTTCACATGCTACTTTACACACAGTGGCAACTTTTAGCCTCTCCTTCTGTGCATCCAATGAAATTAGACATGTCTTTTGTGATATCCCTCCACTTCTTGCTATCTCTTGCTCTGACACTCACATCAACCAACTTCTACTCTTCTACTTTGTGGGATCTATTGAGATATTCACTGTCCTCATTGTCTTGATATCTTATGGATTCATTTTTATGGCCATTCTGAAGGTGCATTCTGCTGAAGGAAGGCGAAAAGTGTTTTCCACCTGTGGCTCTCACCTAACTGGAGTATCAATTTACCATGGAACAATCCTCTTCATGTACTTGAGACCAAGTTCCAGCTATGTTTTGGACCGTGACATCATAGTGTCTGTATTCTACACCATTGTGATTCCCGTGCTGAATCCCCTCatctacagtttgaggaacaaagatgtaaaagaagcaATGAAGAAATGTTTCAGAGAAATTTGTTCATAA